A genomic region of Trifolium pratense cultivar HEN17-A07 linkage group LG3, ARS_RC_1.1, whole genome shotgun sequence contains the following coding sequences:
- the LOC123917347 gene encoding 18S rRNA aminocarboxypropyltransferase → MGGNNRQNRFRSHRQNHAQSSRHSLDNESQSCVQETREGDNEEAEGLTQPKIKLAMWDFGQCDAKKCTGRKLSRFRLLKELRVTNGFGGVALSPVGQQCVSREDYSLILTKGLAVVDCSWARLEDVPFVKLRCPAPRLLPWLVAANPINYGRPCKLSCVEALSAALMICGEEETANLLLGKFNWGHAFTSLNKELLKAYSKCQNSAEIITVQNDWLSQARQIPKTPSTSSKDVKHENEDNDQNSSDSDDGLPPLERNMNHSNIADSDEEDSEDGLPPLERNMNHLNIDDTDEEDSEDGLPPLEKNMNHLNIDNSDEESE, encoded by the exons ATGGGTGGTAACAACCGCCAAAACCGATTCAGAAGTCACCGCCAAAATCATGCTCAATCCAGTCGACACTCACT AGACAACGAATCTCAAAGCTGCGTTCAAG AAACTCGTGAGGGTGACAATGAAGAAGCTGAAGGACTCACACAACCCAAAATTAAGCTTGCAATGTGG GATTTTGGGCAATGTGATGCCAAAAAGTGCACGGGACGCAAGCTTTCAAGATTTCGTCTTCTAAAA GAGTTACGTGTGACTAATGGTTTTGGGGGAGTTGCTTTAAG TCCTGTTGGACAGCAATGTGTCTCAAGAGAAGATTACTCCTTAATCCTGACTAAAGGATTGGCTGTTGTGGATTGCTCATGGGCACGCTTAGAGGATGTGCCTTTTGTCAAGTTGCGCTGCCCTGCTCCTCGCCTCT TGCCATGGCTTGTAGCAGCAAACCCAATAAATTATGGTCGTCCGTGTAAGCTATCCTGTGTAGAGGCCTTATCTGCTGCTTTGATGATATG TGGAGAAGAAGAAACAGCAAATCTGTTGCTTGGCAAGTTTAACTGGGGTCACGCTTTTACGTCTCTGAATAA GGAATTACTGAAGGCCTACTCTAAATGCCAAAACAGTGCTGAAATTATTACTGTTCAAAATGATTGGCTATCACAAGCGCGTCAGATTCCTAAGACTCCTTCTACTAGTAGCAAAG ATGTTAAGCATGAAAATGAAGATAATGATCAAAATTCTTCCGATTCTGATGACGGGCTTCCACCTCTTGAAAGGAACATGAATCATTCGAACATAGCCGATAGTGACGAAGAAGATTCTGAAGACGGGCTTCCACCTCTTGAAAGGAACATGAATCATTTGAACATAGATGATACTGACGAAGAAGATTCTGAAGACGGGCTTCCACCTCTTGAAAAGAACATGAATCATTTGAACATAGACAATAGTGACGAAGAAAGTGAGTAG
- the LOC123913892 gene encoding uncharacterized protein LOC123913892 — MFRRSILEISSRQKFRSNPRRFIHQKIPSHLSSRKDFSNASRPAGASAPGSTGKPPESHGSGSKFLIGSAAVSAALLAAYQFGFLDKYLEQEKLSVPHEDQIDGTIGDLKNGQHSIEELGSLSSEKSNNENPAVEHAEQKVDTLLSQPEIVIEDSNDKPIPMQDISDIAKDSNGFPEYPQSNLTSDDPSKESVVQSNGIVGIKSTETDVALRPEEAIQHTSTSTQDNAFIDENGTENIQPKQHEIEERKENVLGKDIEQPATLLEEYHLRNKSEGSPTNFLFSHAEDSHFPEDKEALNGALEDLKDGYATSNDGKLVIGFVQAIHAAEKRQAGIDAHAFNEEKKALKEKYEKKLKDAAARELMLAEETAMLDKELKRERAKAALAIRSLQEKMDEKLKIELEQKNIEAEQQLKKVQELAQAELNAAIANEKAAQLEKMSEANININALCMAFYARSEEARQSHAAQNFALRALALEDALSKGLPIQKEIESSQSYLEGIDKDSVLDLVLASLPKDTRNNGTDTQLQLKQKFDFIKGNIRHFTFFPPGGGGILAHSLARVASLLKVREADQSGDGIESVINKVESYLAEGKLAEAADCLEESVQGTQAAEIVAGWVKQARNRAISEQALVFLQSYANSISLT; from the exons ATGTTCCGGAG GTCCATTTTGGAAATTTCATCCCGACAAAAGTTTAGAAGTAACCCCAGACGTTTTATTCATCAG AAGATACCTTCACATCTATCTTCGCGAAAGGACTTCTCAAATGCATCGAGACCCGCTGGTGCCTCAGCTCCTGGTTCTACAGGAAAGCCGCCTGAGTCTCATGGTTCTGGATCGAAGTTTTTAATTGGAAGTGCGGCTGTAAGTGCTGCTCTTCTGGCAGCTTATCAATTCGGTTTCTTAGATAAATATCTTGAGCAGGAGAAGCTTAGTGTTCCCCATGAAGATCAGATAGATGGTACCATTGGAGATCTGAAGAATGGACAACATTCAATAGAGGAGTTAGGTTCACTCAGTAGTGAGAAATCTAACAATGAAAATCCTGCTGTAGAGCATGCAGAGCAGAAGGTTGACACCCTTCTTTCACAGCCAGAAATTGTAATAGAAGATTCAAATGATAAACCAATTCCGATGCAAGACATTTCTGATATTGCTAAAGATAGTAACGGGTTTCCTGAATATCCTCAAAGTAATCTAACATCTGATGATCCTAGTAAAGAGTCTGTGGTGCAATCTAATGGGATTGTTGGTATAAAAAGTACGGAAACAGATGTTGCCCTAAGACCGGAAGAGGCAATTCAACATACATCGACATCTACACAGGACAATGCATTTATAGACGAGAATGGGACAGAAAACATTCAACCGAAGCAACATGAAATAGAGGAAAGAAAAGAG AATGTATTAGGTAAAGATATAGAACAACCAGCCACCCTCCTTGAGGAATATCACTTAAGGAATAAGTCGGAAGGAAGCcctactaattttttatttagtcatGCTGAGGACAGTCATTTTCCTGAAGATAAAGAG GCACTTAATGGTGCATTGGAGGATTTGAAAGATGGGTATGCCACGTCCAACGATGGAAAACTGGTTATTGGTTTTGTACAAGCTATCCATGCTGCAGAGAAAAGGCAAGCTGGAATAGATGCACATGCTTTCAATGAAGAAAAGAAAGCATTGAAG gaaaaatatgaaaagaagTTGAAAGATGCAGCTGCAAGAGAACTTATGCTTGCTGAAGAAACTGCAATGTTGGACAAG GAGCTAAAGAGAGAGAGGGCAAAAGCAGCTCTTGCTATTAGGTCACTTCAAGAAAAGATGGACGAGAAATTAAAGATAGAACTTGAACAAAAG AATATCGAAGCAGAACAACAGTTGAAGAAAGTTCAGGAGTTGGCACAGGCAGAGTTAAATGCAGCCATAGCAAATGAGAAGGCAGCCCAACTTGAAAAAATGTCTGAAGCAAATATTAAT ATAAATGCCTTGTGCATGGCATTTTATGCTCGGTCTGAAGAAGCTCGTCAAAGTCACGCTGCACAAAATTTTGCTTTG AGAGCACTTGCACTCGAAGACGCACTGTCAAAAGGATTGCCAATTCAGAAGGAAATAGAATCTTCACAGTCTTATCTTGAAGGCATAGATAAAGATTCAGTTCTGGATTTGGTGCTAGCGTCACTTCCCAAAGACACAAGAAACAACGGCACTGACACACAACTGCAATTAAAGCAGAAG TTTGATTTCATAAAAGGTAATATACGACACTTCACCTTCTTCCCACCAGGAGGGGGAGGTATACTAGCACATTCTTTGGCACGTGTAGCATCCTTGTTGAAG GTTAGGGAAGCTGACCAATCAGGTGATGGGATTGAATCTGTCATTAACAAAGTTGAGAGTTACTTGGCTGAAGGAAAACTTGCTGAAGCAGCAGATTGTCTAGAAGAAAGTGTCCAGGGCACACAAGCTGCAGAAATTGTTGCAGGTTGGGTGAAGCAAGCAAGAAACAGAGCTATTTCTGAGCAGGCTCTAGTTTTTCTTCAATCCTATGCCAATTCCATTAGCCTTACATAA
- the LOC123919032 gene encoding apoptotic chromatin condensation inducer in the nucleus — protein MSSTCPIGNDQPIDQLKVTELNDELKRTELATKGLKEDLINCLDEVLAIEKEKDDVSGFNGNASDTDEKGNTAKVHPVETGNEEMIPEVVNNDSGKSDITKLVGNDCSAMADQVVDHMDLSADADSANVAEDLVHSSTKETAVTVSESVLTEATVVSGQEDSCISEPQNGHDQDSVTKQVSEESKPQLECDIKPPCENLTPDSLLSENQVSEVNTSLGSQVQSDSVSSNCVSINQKNELNDTIIANNINLEQEIVRSEMVEEPSSKIDVPVYDELHSMDVEELDKKKASVEENSSNNKSPSPDKTNSSEDVGYPEKLNLDRSSGDDSMEEDLPESKQSDSKFNVDELGVKGESVERPIVKEECGPAVVGEGLSEKGGTDHNNNIPAVSLVKKQKIHDRISVRDNQPKKRQRMWNSETVKDSNPQMSTVRPATAPKGEPNAFKRNLSRSDSSAINDAPKERFVPPSQRHPTNSLRIDHFLRPFTLKAVHELLDKTGNFTSFWMDEIKTHCYVSYSTVEEATETRNAVYNLQWPPHGGRLLVAEYVDPQEVQMKLRPPPHVAVNIDSTVPPETPTSLPEPSSCQHREQPPVPVTFPPPPPLSQLPPAAREWLPPPPAREWLPPPPTREWLPPPPTREWLPPPPAREWLPPPPLLSGPPQPLLSDPLPAARERLPPSLSELPPAAREQLPLPTSLPENVDRPVRTIDDVFRKTIATPQIYYLPLSEEQVAAKLAAQSRSVKQ, from the exons ATGTCATCGACATGTCCGATCGGTAATGATCAACCTATTGATCAATTGAAAGTTACTGAGCTGAATGATGAGCTTAAGAGAACGGAACTAGCTACGAAAGGTTTAAAGGAAGATTTGATAAACTGTTTGGATGAAGTTCTTGCCATTGAAAAGGAGAAGGATGATGTTAGTGGTTTCAATGGAAATGCTTCTGATACAGATGAAAAGGGTAACACTGCCAAAGTTCATCCAGTTGAAACAGGAAATGAAGAAATGATTCCGGAGGTTGTGAATAATGACAGTGGAAAGAGTGATATCACCAAGCTGGTTGGCAATGATTGTAGTGCAATGGCAGACCAAGTAGTGGATCATATGGACTTATCAGCTGATGCAGATTCTGCAAATGTGGCAGAGGACTTAGTTCACTCTTCTACTAAAGAGACCGCTGTGACAGTCTCCGAGAGTGTCTTAACAGAAGCAACAGTAGTCAGTGGTCAGGAGGATTCGTGTATTTCAGAACCACAGAATGGTCATGATCAGGATTCTGTAACCAAGCAGGTAAGCGAGGAGTCAAAGCCCCAGCTGGAGTGTGACATAAAGCCCCCGTGTGAGAATCTCACACCCGACTCTTTGCTTTCTGAAAATCAGGTATCTGAGGTCAACACTAGTTTAGGGTCACAAGTACAATCTGATTCTGTTTCTAGTAACTGTGTGTCGATTAATCAAAAGAATGAACTGAATGATACTATAATTGCTAATAATATCAATTTAGAACAAGAAATTGTTAGGTCAGAGATGGTGGAAGAACCATCATCCAAAATTGATGTCCCTGTTTATGATGAATTGCATTCAATGGATGTTGAAGAGCTAGACAAGAAAAAGGCATCTGTTGAGGAAAATAGCAGTAACAACAAAAGTCCAAGCCCGGACAAGACCAATAGCAGTGAAGATGTAGGTTATCCAGAAAAGTTAAACTTGGATAGAAGTTCTGGTGATGATTCCATGGAAGAGGATTTGCCGGAGAGCAAGCAATCTGATTCTAAGTTTAATGTTGATGAACTTGGAGTGAAGGGGGAAAGTGTTGAAAGGCCTATTGTGAAGGAGGAATGTGGTCCTGCTGTGGTGGGAGAAGGTCTATCAGAAAAAGGCGGTACCGACCACAATAATAATATTCCTGCTGTTTCCCTTgtcaagaaacaaaaaatacatg ATCGAATATCAGTTCGGGATAATCAGCCTAAAAAACGACAAAGAATGTGGAACTCTGAAACAGTTAAAGATTCAAATCCGCAAATGTCTACTGTCAGACCTGCTACTGCACCAAAGGGTGAGCCAAATGCTTTCAAGCGCAATTTATCTCGGTCTGATTCCTCAGCAATTAATGATGCGCCCAAAGAACGCTTTG TTCCACCATCACAAAGGCACCCAACTAATTCCCTCAGGATTGATCATTTCCTCCGACCTTTTACCTTGAAAGCAGTGCATGAACTACTTGACAAAACTGGGAATTTCACTAGTTTTTGGATGGACGAAATAAAAACCCATTGCTACGTCAGT TACTCAACTGTCGAAGAAGCCACTGAGACCCGAAATGCTGTTTATAATCTTCAATGGCCCCCACATGGTGGACGCCTTTTAGTTGCTGAGTATGTTGATCCCCAAGAAGTGCAAATGAAGCTAAGACCTCCTCCTCATGTTGCTGTTAACATTGATTCAACAGTTCCTCCTGAAACACCTACCTCGCTGCCAGAGCCTTCCTCCTGTCAGCACAGGGAGCAGCCTCCAGTTCCAGTCACATTtcctcctccaccaccattGTCACAGCTCCCGCCAGCAGCTAGAGAATGGCTTCCACCGCCACCAGCTAGAGAATGGCTTCCACCGCCACCAACTAGAGAATGGCTTCCACCGCCACCAACTAGAGAATGGCTTCCACCGCCACCAGCTAGAGAATGGCTTCCACCGCCGCCACTTTTGTCAGGGCCCCCACAACCACTTTTGTCAGATCCTCTGCCAGCAGCTAGAGAACGGCTTCCACCATCACTGTCGGAGCTTCCGCCAGCTGCTAGAGAGCAGCTTCCGCTGCCAACATCCCTTCCAGAGAATGTTGATCGACCTGTTCGTACAATCGATGATGTCTTTCGCAAAACCATAGCAACTCCTCAAATCTACTATTTACCTTTATCCGAAGAGCAAGTTGCAGCAAAACTGGCAGCACAGAGCAGAAGTGTTAAGCAGTAG